The following are encoded in a window of Methanomassiliicoccales archaeon genomic DNA:
- a CDS encoding 30S ribosomal protein S17 codes for MDTNVRDIGIDVKLPETRCNDVNCPFHGRLSVRGQILDGTVVSAKMDKTVVVEREYLRYIKKYERYEKRTSRISAHCPPCLGVKVGDKVKIIECRPLSKTVAFVVIEKR; via the coding sequence ATGGATACGAATGTTAGGGATATCGGCATCGATGTAAAGCTCCCAGAAACACGGTGCAATGATGTAAATTGTCCATTTCACGGGAGACTCTCTGTAAGAGGGCAAATACTCGATGGCACGGTTGTCTCCGCAAAAATGGATAAGACGGTCGTGGTTGAGAGGGAGTATTTGCGATACATCAAGAAATACGAGCGGTATGAGAAGAGAACTAGTCGAATTTCGGCTCATTGCCCTCCATGCTTGGGAGTAAAGGTAGGCGATAAGGTAAAAATAATCGAATGCCGGCCACTGAGTAAAACAGTAGCATTTGTGGTTATCGAGAAGAGGTGA
- a CDS encoding 50S ribosomal protein L5, protein MSEMMKKPRIEKVVVNIGVGEAGEKLVKAQRVLEMLTGQKPIVTTARVTNRDLGVRRGMPIGCKVTLRGEKAEEFLKRALWIRENRIASYSFDPEGNFSFGISDYTDFQGMKYDPEIGIFGMDVCVSVKRPGYRVSTRRVMPRRLPKSHRLTREEVIEFIKEKFGAEVIY, encoded by the coding sequence ATGAGTGAGATGATGAAAAAGCCCAGGATTGAGAAGGTCGTTGTGAATATTGGCGTCGGCGAGGCTGGGGAGAAACTGGTTAAGGCCCAGAGGGTTCTGGAAATGCTTACTGGGCAGAAGCCAATAGTAACTACTGCCAGGGTGACGAACAGAGACCTTGGCGTAAGAAGAGGGATGCCAATTGGTTGCAAAGTGACGCTGAGGGGAGAAAAGGCAGAAGAATTTTTGAAAAGAGCCCTCTGGATTAGAGAGAACAGAATCGCTAGTTATTCTTTCGATCCTGAAGGCAATTTCTCTTTTGGTATATCAGACTACACGGATTTTCAGGGGATGAAATATGATCCAGAAATAGGAATCTTTGGCATGGACGTCTGTGTCTCTGTGAAGCGTCCTGGGTATAGGGTATCTACAAGACGCGTTATGCCGCGCAGACTTCCAAAATCTCACCGATTAACAAGAGAAGAAGTGATAGAGTTCATTAAAGAGAAATTTGGTGCGGAGGTGATCTATTGA
- a CDS encoding ribonuclease P protein subunit has product MKAEFIGLEVEVTSSHHPGYISMKGKIVDETKNTFRIQKNGKEKVVPKVGNEFTFTVENQKIKIRGDEIRFRPEDRIKKIR; this is encoded by the coding sequence ATGAAAGCTGAATTTATTGGTCTAGAAGTTGAGGTTACATCATCCCATCATCCAGGTTATATTAGCATGAAAGGAAAGATCGTTGACGAAACAAAGAACACGTTTCGAATTCAGAAAAATGGGAAGGAGAAAGTGGTTCCGAAAGTCGGAAATGAATTTACATTTACTGTTGAAAATCAAAAGATAAAGATCCGTGGTGATGAAATCAGATTTAGACCAGAGGATCGTATCAAGAAAATCAGGTGA
- a CDS encoding 50S ribosomal protein L22, producing MVGYTAEADPDITSRAIGKEIPISPKHAREICNMLRGKTTNQAARILEEIIELKRPVPMKRFKKGIAHKSGVGPARYPQKAAKEILKVLEGAKHNAEYKGLDPENMKVKVITANLGRTIRGYMPRAYGRATQWNQQTTNIEIILEEMK from the coding sequence ATGGTCGGGTACACTGCAGAAGCTGATCCAGATATTACATCCCGAGCTATCGGCAAGGAAATACCCATTTCACCGAAGCATGCTAGAGAGATATGCAACATGCTAAGAGGGAAAACGACCAATCAAGCCGCTCGGATTTTGGAGGAAATCATCGAACTTAAACGACCCGTGCCCATGAAGCGTTTCAAGAAAGGGATTGCGCATAAGAGCGGCGTGGGGCCTGCTAGGTATCCTCAAAAGGCAGCTAAAGAAATATTGAAGGTTTTGGAAGGAGCAAAACACAACGCTGAATATAAGGGACTGGATCCTGAAAATATGAAGGTAAAAGTGATCACGGCAAATTTGGGAAGAACCATCAGGGGATATATGCCTAGGGCTTATGGGAGAGCTACTCAATGGAATCAGCAGACCACCAACATCGAGATCATATTGGAGGAGATGAAGTAG
- a CDS encoding 50S ribosomal protein L14: protein MIHLKGIAGRQTRGIQTGSELDVIDNTGAKVVSVIAVPGYHGVSRRYPRAGIGDIVIVSVKKGTPEMRRQVLHAVVVRQKRPYRRPDGTMVSFEDNAAVITTETGETKGTDIKGPVAREAAERWPRIAAVASMIV, encoded by the coding sequence GTGATACATTTGAAGGGAATCGCGGGCAGACAGACCAGGGGAATTCAAACAGGTAGCGAGTTGGACGTCATTGATAATACCGGTGCGAAGGTTGTCTCAGTTATTGCTGTTCCGGGATATCATGGTGTGAGCAGAAGGTATCCAAGGGCGGGCATTGGCGATATTGTGATTGTTTCGGTAAAAAAAGGAACGCCTGAAATGAGGCGTCAAGTTTTGCACGCGGTAGTTGTGAGACAGAAGCGTCCTTACAGAAGACCCGATGGAACTATGGTATCTTTCGAAGACAATGCTGCGGTCATAACAACAGAAACAGGCGAAACGAAAGGAACGGACATCAAGGGACCTGTGGCGAGAGAAGCTGCCGAGCGATGGCCAAGAATTGCCGCGGTAGCATCTATGATCGTTTGA
- a CDS encoding 30S ribosomal protein S8 codes for MQNDPLNDAMSTIKNASLVGKKECIVRPSSKLIGRVLKVMQEYGYINQFEFIEDGKAGVFKVTLHGRINNCGVIKPRYAVKRNELEKFEARYLPAQDFGVLILTTTKGVVSHVRAKELGIGGKLLAFVY; via the coding sequence ATGCAGAACGATCCGCTTAATGACGCAATGTCGACAATAAAGAACGCGTCTCTAGTCGGCAAGAAAGAATGTATTGTTAGACCATCTTCGAAGCTAATTGGAAGAGTGCTGAAAGTCATGCAAGAGTATGGCTACATCAATCAATTTGAATTCATAGAGGATGGTAAGGCCGGTGTATTTAAAGTCACATTGCATGGAAGAATAAACAACTGCGGCGTGATAAAACCGAGATACGCCGTAAAGAGAAACGAACTAGAAAAGTTTGAAGCGAGGTATCTCCCCGCACAGGACTTCGGTGTTCTTATCTTGACTACAACAAAAGGCGTCGTCAGTCATGTTAGGGCAAAAGAGCTTGGAATTGGGGGAAAGCTACTCGCGTTTGTGTACTGA
- the rplX gene encoding 50S ribosomal protein L24: MIKSTKARKQRKAIYNAHNAKRRRMVSSHLSDSLMKEFKRRSLPVIRGDTVLIVRGDGDIVGTEGKVVEVNTKTGRIVIEGVTISKADGTQAPRPIHASNVVITKLDLSDQWRKRKLAVSQEGSS, from the coding sequence ATGATCAAAAGCACAAAAGCTAGGAAACAAAGAAAGGCGATCTACAACGCACACAACGCCAAGAGGAGAAGGATGGTGTCATCGCACCTCAGCGACTCCCTGATGAAGGAATTCAAACGAAGGTCTTTACCAGTCATTCGTGGAGATACCGTTCTCATTGTTAGAGGAGATGGAGATATTGTTGGGACTGAAGGAAAAGTAGTTGAGGTCAACACAAAGACCGGTCGAATAGTTATCGAGGGAGTTACTATCAGCAAGGCCGATGGGACGCAAGCACCTCGACCAATTCATGCTTCAAATGTCGTCATAACAAAGCTTGATCTCAGTGATCAGTGGCGCAAGCGTAAACTCGCCGTAAGCCAGGAGGGGTCGTCATGA
- a CDS encoding 30S ribosomal protein S3 produces the protein MASERKFVTENIRRVLLKEFLMKEVDRAGFGGVEVQRTPMGTRVTLITERPGMVIGRRGAAIKNLTKAIEERFKFDNPQIEVQEAENPSLNAQIMAEKLAFALERGWHFRRAGHSTVRRIMDAGARGCQVVISGKLTGQRHRTEKFKEGYIKFCGEPRLKFMRTGFAVAKLKPGVIGVRVEIMDPNAKLPDEVEVLPPDKAVEKLPELAEVLIPSEEQSIGTPGVSATENTSEEKHVDEGSGGSEDHDVDDLSDDAELDDENDEDAGEV, from the coding sequence ATGGCGAGCGAGAGAAAATTCGTTACGGAGAATATCAGAAGGGTTCTTTTGAAGGAATTTCTCATGAAGGAAGTCGATCGGGCAGGATTCGGCGGAGTAGAAGTACAGAGAACCCCGATGGGCACGAGAGTGACGCTCATAACTGAACGACCAGGTATGGTTATCGGCAGAAGAGGTGCAGCTATCAAGAACCTCACAAAAGCGATTGAAGAGCGATTCAAGTTTGACAATCCTCAGATAGAGGTTCAGGAGGCGGAGAATCCAAGCTTGAATGCTCAAATAATGGCTGAGAAACTTGCATTTGCATTAGAACGCGGATGGCATTTTCGACGAGCAGGTCACTCCACTGTGAGAAGAATAATGGACGCTGGTGCAAGAGGATGCCAGGTAGTTATCTCTGGAAAACTTACAGGCCAGCGTCATAGAACGGAGAAATTCAAGGAAGGTTATATCAAGTTCTGTGGTGAGCCGAGATTGAAATTTATGAGAACAGGTTTTGCAGTGGCGAAATTGAAACCTGGGGTTATTGGAGTTCGCGTGGAAATAATGGATCCAAATGCAAAACTGCCAGATGAAGTTGAGGTATTGCCACCAGATAAAGCTGTAGAGAAGCTCCCAGAACTAGCCGAGGTGCTTATTCCATCTGAGGAGCAGAGTATTGGAACACCTGGAGTTAGTGCGACCGAAAATACGTCAGAAGAGAAACATGTTGACGAAGGATCTGGTGGTAGTGAGGATCATGATGTTGATGACTTGTCTGATGATGCTGAACTAGATGACGAGAATGATGAAGATGCTGGGGAGGTGTAG
- a CDS encoding 30S ribosomal protein S4e, translating into MSRDMKRLTAPRSWPVPRKEWHWITKPSPGPHSKERSMPILIIIRDMLKLCDTAHEARLILSNQDILVDGRPVKNRKFPVGLMDVISLPKLNQHYRMMLNSRGKFELVKIPENKEKWKLCKIEDRVTVKGGKTQLCLHDGRSILLDNADYKTGDVLKIEIPSQKILDVYRLAKGNLAYIIGGTHVGKMSIIEDYVIMRSPTPNIVKFKDGTSTTKENVFVIGNKAPEIDLPEESAL; encoded by the coding sequence ATGAGTAGAGATATGAAGCGTCTGACAGCACCCAGAAGTTGGCCTGTGCCAAGAAAGGAATGGCATTGGATTACTAAGCCCTCACCGGGTCCGCATTCGAAGGAAAGAAGCATGCCAATACTCATCATCATTCGGGATATGTTGAAATTGTGCGATACAGCACATGAGGCAAGACTTATTCTTTCGAATCAAGATATCTTGGTTGACGGAAGGCCCGTCAAGAACAGAAAATTCCCTGTTGGCCTTATGGACGTAATATCCCTACCGAAATTGAATCAGCATTATAGAATGATGTTGAACTCTCGTGGAAAATTCGAACTCGTCAAAATACCTGAAAATAAGGAAAAGTGGAAGCTCTGTAAGATTGAGGATAGGGTAACTGTTAAGGGAGGTAAGACGCAGCTCTGCCTTCACGACGGTCGCAGCATTCTCCTCGATAATGCGGACTACAAAACTGGCGATGTGCTGAAAATCGAAATTCCGAGCCAGAAAATACTTGATGTATATAGGCTGGCGAAGGGAAATCTTGCATATATCATTGGTGGAACTCATGTGGGCAAAATGTCAATCATCGAGGATTATGTAATAATGCGAAGTCCTACTCCAAACATCGTCAAATTCAAAGATGGTACTTCGACAACGAAGGAGAATGTATTTGTTATCGGTAATAAAGCTCCTGAAATTGACCTTCCGGAGGAGAGTGCACTATGA
- the yciH gene encoding stress response translation initiation inhibitor YciH: MAEICPVCGLPKELCMCEEIAREQQTVRISTDSRRYGKTVTVIEGIDANDIDLEDLARKLKTKCAAGGTTKDGKIELQGDHKKKVKEVLEEMGFKTEVR; this comes from the coding sequence ATGGCCGAGATTTGCCCGGTATGTGGGTTGCCAAAAGAACTGTGCATGTGTGAGGAAATCGCAAGGGAACAACAGACGGTTAGGATCAGCACCGACAGCAGGAGATATGGGAAAACTGTCACTGTTATAGAAGGAATCGACGCGAATGATATTGATTTAGAGGATCTGGCTCGTAAGCTAAAGACAAAATGTGCTGCTGGTGGTACTACTAAAGATGGGAAAATTGAGTTGCAAGGCGATCACAAGAAAAAGGTCAAAGAGGTTCTCGAAGAAATGGGATTCAAAACTGAGGTTAGATGA
- a CDS encoding 50S ribosomal protein L32e has product MTKHPKAINDISELPYYKEEYAAELGEMGIHTPSELLRALRDEVRKQEIIDRLKGVGPKIADHWLEVLGASAIVDESSQIYVGEDKESGERSKEDAGAEVSEGEGVVEEEADKVVIEESVEPKMATEVVEKGGYIVKQKPVLDSGVKKLLSLRKEIAERRPSFFRQEWFRYKRLGKKWRKPRGLHSKMRRHYKYRPPVVSIGYRGPKEVRGLHPSGYEEILVYNLSQLEGLDPKKQAIRIGSTVGYKKRMQIESKADQLGIRVLNRTG; this is encoded by the coding sequence ATGACCAAACATCCAAAGGCGATCAATGATATTTCCGAGCTTCCATATTACAAGGAGGAGTATGCGGCCGAACTCGGAGAAATGGGCATCCATACACCTTCAGAACTCCTAAGGGCGCTACGTGACGAAGTGCGCAAACAAGAGATCATCGACCGCTTAAAGGGTGTCGGACCCAAGATCGCCGATCACTGGTTAGAAGTTCTTGGAGCTAGTGCTATCGTTGATGAATCGTCTCAGATCTACGTTGGAGAGGACAAAGAAAGTGGGGAGAGATCAAAGGAGGATGCTGGGGCGGAGGTCTCTGAGGGCGAAGGGGTTGTAGAGGAAGAAGCTGATAAAGTAGTTATCGAAGAGTCAGTGGAACCAAAAATGGCAACCGAAGTTGTTGAAAAGGGTGGATATATAGTCAAACAAAAACCCGTGCTCGATTCTGGTGTGAAGAAGTTACTTTCCTTGAGAAAAGAAATTGCAGAAAGACGACCCTCATTCTTTAGGCAGGAATGGTTTAGGTACAAGAGATTGGGAAAGAAATGGAGAAAACCGCGTGGCTTGCACAGCAAAATGCGAAGGCATTACAAATACAGACCCCCTGTTGTGTCGATTGGATATAGAGGTCCGAAAGAAGTGAGAGGTCTGCACCCATCGGGCTATGAGGAGATCCTAGTATACAACCTCTCGCAGCTGGAGGGACTCGATCCGAAGAAACAAGCCATCAGAATCGGGAGTACAGTGGGGTACAAAAAGCGCATGCAAATTGAAAGCAAAGCTGATCAATTGGGTATCAGAGTTCTTAACAGGACGGGATGA
- a CDS encoding 30S ribosomal protein S14, with product MKPKKEFGRKKGCLRCGRKRGIIRRYGMHLCRQCFREIAPHIGFKKYS from the coding sequence TTGAAACCGAAAAAGGAGTTCGGCAGGAAAAAAGGTTGCCTGCGATGTGGAAGAAAGCGCGGAATTATTCGGCGTTATGGCATGCACCTTTGCCGGCAATGTTTTAGAGAGATCGCACCTCACATTGGATTTAAGAAGTACTCTTAG
- the rpmC gene encoding 50S ribosomal protein L29: protein MALLRTSEIRKMNKEERIAKLRELENELMHERGTAAMGGAPANPGRIRALRKNIARILTVQREEEK, encoded by the coding sequence ATGGCGCTTCTGAGGACCTCGGAAATTAGGAAGATGAACAAAGAAGAACGAATCGCAAAACTCAGGGAATTAGAAAATGAATTGATGCACGAAAGGGGAACAGCGGCGATGGGTGGCGCACCAGCAAATCCTGGACGTATCCGAGCACTCAGGAAGAACATTGCCCGGATTCTCACCGTCCAAAGGGAGGAAGAAAAGTAA
- a CDS encoding 50S ribosomal protein L6: MCTEDENMAITGVAEEVVKVPPGIKIEMTNGMVTVSGPKGKVSRQLIYPRVQISVSGEEISIRCELPKKKEKAVVGTFAAHIRNMIEGALHGFEYRMKIVYSHFPIKVQVKGDTFIIENFLGERTPRKAKILGETKVSIKGNEVILTGADIEAVSQTAANIEHATAIKGYDTRVFQDGIYIIDKARRMSQ; this comes from the coding sequence TTGTGTACTGAGGATGAGAATATGGCAATTACGGGCGTGGCTGAAGAAGTCGTCAAAGTTCCACCGGGTATTAAGATTGAGATGACCAATGGAATGGTAACAGTTTCCGGTCCAAAGGGAAAAGTGTCTCGACAATTGATCTATCCTCGGGTCCAGATATCGGTATCTGGAGAAGAAATATCGATAAGATGCGAACTTCCAAAAAAGAAGGAAAAGGCAGTTGTCGGTACCTTCGCAGCACACATTAGAAATATGATTGAAGGGGCACTGCACGGTTTCGAGTACAGAATGAAGATCGTTTATTCTCATTTCCCAATAAAGGTACAAGTGAAGGGCGATACCTTTATCATCGAAAACTTCCTCGGAGAAAGAACCCCAAGAAAAGCAAAGATCTTGGGCGAGACAAAAGTTAGCATCAAAGGAAATGAGGTTATTCTTACTGGAGCAGACATTGAAGCGGTTTCTCAGACCGCCGCGAATATTGAGCATGCAACAGCAATAAAGGGGTATGATACAAGGGTATTCCAGGACGGCATCTATATTATTGATAAAGCGAGGAGGATGAGTCAATGA
- a CDS encoding 50S ribosomal protein L19e — MNLRNQRRIAAKILGCGINRVWIDPNRIEDLADAITRADIRTAIDSGAIIALPKKGISRARIRYRITQKKKGRRRGPGSRKGSSGARTPEKKRWIRTIRPIRETLRQLKDEGKISRDVYREFYLKAKGGMFKSKAHLIAHLKMEGHIKEGN; from the coding sequence ATGAACTTGAGAAATCAGAGACGGATTGCCGCGAAAATCCTTGGCTGTGGTATTAATAGGGTTTGGATCGATCCTAACCGAATCGAGGATCTTGCCGATGCTATCACAAGAGCTGATATTCGAACTGCTATCGATTCAGGCGCCATCATTGCTCTGCCAAAGAAGGGCATTTCGCGCGCCAGGATTAGATATAGAATCACACAAAAAAAGAAGGGAAGGAGGAGGGGACCTGGAAGCAGGAAGGGTAGCAGTGGGGCAAGGACGCCTGAAAAGAAGCGATGGATTCGGACGATTAGACCAATCAGAGAAACACTTAGACAGCTGAAAGATGAGGGTAAGATTAGTCGTGATGTTTATAGAGAGTTCTATCTCAAAGCAAAAGGCGGAATGTTTAAGAGTAAAGCTCACCTGATCGCTCACCTTAAGATGGAAGGCCACATCAAGGAGGGAAACTGA